In the Opitutaceae bacterium genome, one interval contains:
- the rpsD gene encoding 30S ribosomal protein S4, with the protein MARYTGPTTRISRRFGQPIFGSSKAFEKRSYPPGIHGPRSRRKHSEYAIGLMEKQKLRYMYGLLERQFRRTFEKAKRERGVTGERFLQLLETRLDSVIYLLGFARTRRAARQFVNHGHVRVNNHKVDIASYQVKAGDEIEIRANTSARQLATRCMEETRMRAIPAWLTRHDDSFRATANRLPTREEMEPSINEQLIVEFYSRF; encoded by the coding sequence ATGGCTCGTTACACAGGTCCCACCACTCGCATCAGCCGCCGGTTCGGCCAGCCGATCTTCGGTTCCAGCAAGGCGTTTGAAAAGCGGAGTTATCCTCCAGGAATCCACGGCCCCCGCTCCCGCCGCAAGCACAGCGAGTATGCGATCGGTCTGATGGAGAAGCAGAAGCTCCGCTACATGTATGGCCTGCTCGAGCGCCAGTTCCGCCGGACCTTTGAGAAGGCCAAGCGCGAGCGTGGTGTCACCGGCGAGCGATTCCTCCAACTGCTCGAGACCCGCCTTGACAGTGTCATCTATCTTCTGGGTTTTGCCCGAACCCGCCGGGCCGCCCGGCAGTTTGTCAATCACGGCCATGTGCGGGTGAACAACCACAAGGTGGATATCGCCAGCTACCAGGTGAAGGCCGGCGACGAAATTGAAATCCGCGCCAACACCTCGGCCCGCCAGCTGGCCACCCGCTGCATGGAGGAGACCCGCATGCGGGCGATCCCGGCCTGGCTTACCCGCCATGATGATTCATTCCGTGCCACCGCCAACCGGCTGCCCACCCGGGAGGAGATGGAGCCCTCGATCAACGAACAGCTGATTGTCGAGTTCTACAGCCGGTTCTAG
- the rpsK gene encoding 30S ribosomal protein S11, whose amino-acid sequence MGLIKVRKAKGSKNISAGVVHIVATFNNTIVSITDQKGNLISWSSGGKMNFRGSRKSTSYAAQVVAQDAARAAMAHGLKEVVIRVRGPGMGRDSAIRAMQAVGLEVTSIIDVTPVPHNGCRPPKRRRV is encoded by the coding sequence ATCGGCCTGATCAAGGTCCGCAAGGCCAAGGGCAGCAAGAATATCTCTGCGGGGGTGGTTCACATCGTGGCCACCTTCAACAACACGATCGTTTCGATCACCGACCAGAAGGGAAATCTCATCTCCTGGTCCAGCGGCGGGAAAATGAATTTCCGCGGATCCCGCAAGTCGACTTCCTACGCGGCCCAGGTAGTTGCCCAGGACGCCGCCCGCGCCGCCATGGCCCACGGCCTCAAGGAGGTCGTCATCCGGGTCCGCGGCCCGGGGATGGGACGCGATTCCGCCATCCGGGCGATGCAGGCGGTCGGTCTTGAGGTCACTTCCATCATCGATGTCACGCCGGTGCCCCACAATGGCTGCCGTCCGCCGAAGCGCCGCCGCGTCTGA
- the rpsM gene encoding 30S ribosomal protein S13, with product MPRLLGVDIPGKKKIEYSLRYIYGIGPARSREIVETLKLDPDMRADDLTEEQINHIMAAISEKRYMVEGDLRRDITSNLKRLQAINCYRGIRHRRGLPVRGQRTSTNSRTRKGARRTVGVVRKK from the coding sequence ATGCCACGCTTACTTGGTGTCGACATTCCCGGAAAAAAGAAAATCGAGTATTCCCTGCGTTATATTTACGGGATCGGCCCGGCGCGTTCCCGCGAGATCGTCGAAACGCTCAAGTTGGATCCCGACATGCGGGCGGATGATCTGACCGAGGAACAGATCAACCATATCATGGCCGCCATCTCCGAGAAGCGGTACATGGTCGAGGGTGATCTTCGCCGTGATATCACCAGTAATCTCAAGCGCCTTCAGGCGATCAACTGTTATCGGGGGATCCGTCACCGTCGCGGTCTTCCCGTTCGTGGTCAGCGCACCAGCACCAACAGCCGGACCCGGAAGGGCGCACGTCGCACCGTCGGCGTTGTCCGCAAGAAATAA
- the map gene encoding type I methionyl aminopeptidase, with protein MIPIKSQDQIERMREACRVAAEVLDALKGYVRPGISTFELDQIAKNLIFEGGAVSACHNYKVGSRRFPSYSCLSVNEEVVHGIGSINRVLQEGDVVALDVVVSYQGFIGDNACTVPVGEVPAGTQKLLEVTEEALRRGIARAVAGKRVGDISSAVQRHVESNGFSVVREFVGHGVGVSMHEEPQIPNFGRPGTGPKLRPGMTLAIEPMVNLGGPEVEVLADGWTVTTRDRTPSAHFEHTVLITEGAPEVLTVPVKKPMISG; from the coding sequence ATGATTCCAATCAAGAGTCAGGACCAGATCGAACGGATGCGCGAAGCCTGTCGGGTTGCCGCGGAGGTTCTCGACGCCCTGAAGGGTTATGTCCGGCCCGGGATTTCCACCTTTGAATTGGACCAGATCGCCAAGAATCTGATTTTCGAAGGAGGAGCGGTCAGTGCCTGCCACAATTACAAGGTGGGCTCGCGCCGGTTCCCCAGCTACAGCTGCCTCTCGGTCAACGAGGAGGTGGTTCACGGAATCGGTTCGATCAATCGGGTCCTCCAGGAGGGTGATGTCGTGGCCCTGGACGTGGTGGTCTCCTACCAGGGGTTCATCGGCGACAATGCCTGCACCGTTCCGGTTGGAGAGGTTCCGGCTGGAACGCAGAAGCTTCTCGAAGTGACCGAGGAGGCTCTGCGTCGGGGAATCGCCCGGGCCGTCGCTGGAAAGCGGGTGGGCGACATTTCGTCCGCCGTCCAGCGTCACGTGGAGTCCAATGGGTTTTCTGTCGTCCGTGAATTCGTGGGTCACGGTGTGGGGGTCAGCATGCACGAGGAGCCGCAGATTCCCAATTTCGGGCGCCCTGGAACGGGTCCGAAGCTGAGGCCGGGAATGACCCTGGCGATCGAGCCCATGGTCAACCTCGGTGGACCCGAGGTCGAAGTCCTGGCCGACGGCTGGACCGTAACGACCCGCGATCGCACGCCATCCGCGCATTTCGAACACACCGTGCTCATTACGGAAGGGGCTCCCGAAGTCCTGACCGTTCCCGTCAAGAAGCCCATGATCTCGGGCTGA
- a CDS encoding nucleoside monophosphate kinase codes for MSSLFTSAPDRANSVPFAALASSRSRVVLLGAPESGHDRDLEPLRSLTFEHVSVSRLLQAEIERNTSFGIRAARSLIEGRPVAADILLAVVRKWFWSRRSGRGFLLEGFPTNLGQALILDEWLEARGESLDQAVLCSSDGFGVDGADPVIRHYDRQAILTRLSPETNRCDDLFEEEPDLVPTCS; via the coding sequence TTGAGTTCCCTCTTTACATCGGCACCTGACCGTGCCAATTCGGTTCCCTTTGCGGCGCTTGCATCCTCGCGGTCACGCGTCGTCCTTCTTGGGGCCCCGGAATCCGGTCACGACCGGGATCTGGAGCCTCTTCGTTCTTTGACTTTTGAGCACGTTTCGGTTTCCCGCCTGCTGCAGGCGGAGATCGAGCGCAATACCTCCTTTGGCATCCGTGCCGCCCGATCCCTCATCGAGGGCCGTCCGGTCGCGGCCGACATCCTGTTGGCCGTGGTGCGGAAATGGTTCTGGTCGCGACGCTCAGGCCGCGGCTTTCTTCTCGAAGGTTTCCCGACCAACTTGGGCCAGGCCCTCATCCTCGACGAATGGCTCGAGGCCCGGGGAGAATCCCTCGATCAGGCGGTTCTCTGTTCCTCCGACGGATTTGGAGTGGACGGAGCCGATCCGGTCATCCGTCACTACGACCGCCAGGCCATCCTGACCCGGCTTTCTCCTGAAACGAACCGTTGCGACGACCTCTTCGAAGAGGAACCGGATCTCGTCCCCACCTGCTCATGA
- the secY gene encoding preprotein translocase subunit SecY, whose translation MLSAFTNCLKIPELRSRIFLTLALLFVARVAANIPLPGLDPAPLQSFFAAQTSAGGGSVVGLYNMFTGGALLKGAVGALGIMPYISASIIFQLMAAVVPSLARLQQEGDVGRQKLAQYTRYATVVICLVQGVLLLLALENPAKLFPGYDVNLYGSIVITGKAMFLVNSTIILTGGTLLLMWLGEQITQRGIGNGISLLITVGILSDLPGAIAATYQLFFAPVGVNRLGLPEGVLMLFLLLAVTAGIVAVTQAQRKIPVQYAKRVVGRRVYGGQSSFLPLKVNYSGVMPVIFASAILLFPQQIFSQLGAALNLRWLTDISNNLGRGHWIYYLTMSSLILFFSYFWVSVMFKPIQIADDLKKYGGYIPGVRPGEPTARFLDFIMTRLTLAGAIFLTAIAIFPDVLLFEYNVPYRIAVFFGGTGMLITVGVLLDTMRQIETFLLQRHYDGFLKKGRIRGRGTSRQTALGAGVGFKNVAVLYAVLGAIFLVGILAWGLQKF comes from the coding sequence ATGCTCTCAGCCTTCACCAATTGCCTTAAGATTCCCGAGCTCCGCTCGAGAATCTTTCTTACCCTGGCGCTCCTGTTTGTCGCCCGGGTGGCGGCCAATATACCGCTTCCAGGGTTGGATCCGGCTCCGCTGCAGAGCTTCTTCGCGGCGCAGACTTCCGCGGGCGGCGGCAGTGTGGTCGGCCTCTACAATATGTTCACGGGTGGCGCCCTCCTGAAGGGTGCGGTTGGGGCCCTCGGCATCATGCCGTATATCTCCGCCTCCATCATCTTCCAATTGATGGCTGCCGTGGTGCCGTCGCTTGCGCGCCTTCAGCAGGAGGGCGATGTCGGCCGGCAGAAGCTCGCCCAGTACACCCGCTACGCGACCGTGGTCATCTGTCTGGTCCAGGGAGTTCTCCTCCTCCTTGCCCTGGAGAATCCGGCCAAGTTGTTCCCGGGGTATGACGTCAATCTCTACGGGTCGATCGTCATCACGGGCAAGGCCATGTTCCTGGTCAATTCGACGATCATCCTGACCGGCGGAACACTTCTGCTCATGTGGCTGGGAGAACAGATCACCCAGCGGGGAATCGGAAACGGAATCTCCCTGCTCATCACGGTCGGCATCCTCTCGGATCTGCCCGGGGCAATCGCGGCCACCTACCAGCTCTTCTTCGCCCCGGTCGGAGTCAACCGGCTCGGTCTTCCGGAAGGCGTTTTGATGCTCTTCCTCCTGCTCGCGGTCACCGCCGGCATCGTTGCCGTGACCCAGGCGCAGCGGAAAATTCCGGTGCAATATGCCAAGCGCGTGGTCGGGCGGCGCGTTTATGGGGGCCAGAGTTCCTTCCTGCCCCTGAAGGTCAATTATTCGGGAGTCATGCCGGTGATCTTTGCCAGCGCCATCCTCCTCTTCCCGCAACAGATCTTTTCCCAGTTGGGGGCGGCCCTCAACCTCCGCTGGCTGACCGACATCTCCAACAACCTCGGACGCGGGCATTGGATCTACTACCTGACGATGTCGTCGCTGATCCTCTTTTTCAGTTATTTCTGGGTCTCGGTCATGTTCAAGCCGATCCAGATTGCGGACGACCTGAAGAAGTACGGCGGCTATATCCCGGGTGTGCGCCCGGGGGAACCCACTGCGCGATTCCTCGATTTCATCATGACCCGGCTGACTCTGGCCGGTGCCATCTTCCTCACCGCCATCGCGATTTTTCCGGACGTCCTGCTCTTCGAATACAACGTCCCCTATCGCATCGCCGTCTTCTTTGGCGGGACCGGCATGTTGATCACCGTGGGTGTTCTCCTCGATACCATGCGGCAGATCGAGACCTTCCTCCTCCAGCGTCACTACGACGGATTTCTGAAGAAGGGGCGGATTCGGGGCCGTGGGACCAGTCGACAGACTGCGCTGGGCGCAGGGGTCGGATTCAAGAACGTGGCCGTGCTTTATGCTGTCCTTGGAGCGATCTTTCTGGTGGGAATTCTTGCCTGGGGGTTGCAGAAATTTTGA
- the rplO gene encoding 50S ribosomal protein L15 → MRLHELSNRPGAVKRRKRVGCGEGGGHGKTSGRGGKGQTARSGSSIRPGFEGGQMPLYRKLPHRGFNNANFRTSYDTVNLGELARLDESIVEVDRDVLIKAGLIRGEFSGLKVLGGGELNRRLKVTAAKFSAAAREKIEKAGGESLVAS, encoded by the coding sequence ATGCGATTGCACGAACTTTCCAATCGACCCGGCGCGGTCAAGCGCCGCAAGCGTGTCGGCTGCGGCGAGGGTGGCGGCCACGGCAAGACCAGCGGACGCGGCGGCAAGGGCCAGACTGCGCGGTCCGGCAGCAGTATCCGCCCCGGTTTTGAGGGTGGCCAGATGCCCCTTTACCGCAAGCTGCCTCATCGCGGTTTCAACAATGCGAACTTCCGGACCTCCTATGACACGGTCAACCTCGGCGAGCTCGCCCGGCTGGACGAGTCCATCGTTGAGGTGGATCGCGACGTCCTGATCAAGGCCGGTCTCATCCGCGGCGAGTTTTCCGGACTCAAGGTCCTCGGTGGCGGTGAGTTGAACCGTCGCCTGAAGGTCACCGCGGCCAAGTTTTCGGCTGCAGCCAGGGAAAAAATCGAGAAAGCGGGCGGCGAGTCCTTGGTGGCCTCCTGA